The following proteins are co-located in the Pedobacter sp. FW305-3-2-15-E-R2A2 genome:
- a CDS encoding DUF4139 domain-containing protein has translation MKRIFLTLITAFSITYSYAQSPLSFNSRLESVTVYSTGAELNHKVKVNIPAGTSEIILNNMANAVDESSIQVGVPSSVTILSTSFSRDFLKTENKSPAYIKVEDSLQIVKRELNKVQNKRIVEENLLVLLDKNQAIGGVNTGVNVAELIKVADYYKSKQLELRNNIFSLKEAEAKQQERIDRMQQQLQELSMDKTGTTGQIVLQVMATAASTGDFNISYLSPNAAWIAFYDLRAENTSSPLKIVYKANVTQSTGLDWKKVKLSLSTGNPSQNGTAPLLSAWFLQFGEPQYAYDRKKQAYQNRIQTMEARVPIKDEQMLAAEVVMTKPIIQGQVAGVALTQNENMLNASFDIEIPYDIASNSKPHSVTLKEFSQPANFKYYSVPKVDGDAFLMAEITNYDKLNLLPGEANIIFENSYVGKSFIDPNATTDTLNLSMGRDKKITIKREKVAEQTGVKFIGSSKKQTFTYEVRLRNGKKEAVNLLLKDQYPVSTDKDMEVELLAAEGAAVNKETGVLTWKLNLKAGATETIRISYSVKYPKDKNILNLQ, from the coding sequence ATGAAAAGAATTTTTTTAACCTTAATTACGGCGTTTAGCATTACCTATAGTTACGCGCAATCCCCTCTTTCCTTTAACAGCCGGCTGGAATCCGTTACCGTATACAGCACAGGTGCAGAACTCAATCATAAAGTAAAAGTCAACATTCCGGCAGGAACCAGTGAAATCATACTGAATAACATGGCCAATGCCGTTGATGAAAGCAGCATTCAGGTCGGAGTTCCTTCAAGTGTAACCATCCTGTCGACCAGCTTCTCCAGGGATTTCTTAAAAACTGAAAACAAAAGTCCGGCTTATATCAAAGTCGAAGACAGCTTACAAATTGTGAAAAGAGAACTGAATAAAGTTCAAAATAAACGAATTGTAGAGGAGAACCTATTGGTCTTACTCGATAAAAATCAGGCGATTGGTGGTGTAAATACGGGAGTAAATGTAGCAGAGTTGATCAAAGTAGCCGATTATTATAAAAGCAAACAGCTGGAATTGAGAAACAACATTTTCAGTTTGAAAGAAGCAGAAGCTAAACAGCAGGAGCGGATAGACAGGATGCAGCAACAGTTGCAGGAATTAAGTATGGATAAAACCGGAACTACCGGTCAGATTGTATTACAGGTGATGGCCACAGCAGCCAGTACCGGAGATTTTAACATCAGCTACCTAAGCCCAAATGCAGCCTGGATTGCCTTTTACGACTTGCGTGCGGAAAACACTTCTTCTCCTTTGAAAATCGTTTACAAAGCCAATGTGACCCAATCTACAGGGCTGGACTGGAAAAAAGTGAAGCTTAGTTTATCTACAGGAAACCCATCTCAGAATGGAACTGCACCGTTATTATCGGCCTGGTTTTTACAATTTGGAGAACCTCAGTATGCCTATGATCGCAAAAAACAGGCCTACCAAAACAGAATCCAGACGATGGAGGCCCGTGTGCCAATAAAAGATGAGCAGATGTTAGCCGCCGAGGTGGTCATGACTAAGCCAATAATTCAGGGACAGGTTGCCGGCGTTGCACTAACTCAGAATGAGAACATGTTAAATGCTTCTTTTGACATTGAAATTCCTTATGATATCGCATCCAACAGTAAACCACATAGCGTGACGCTGAAAGAATTCAGTCAGCCTGCCAATTTCAAATACTATAGCGTTCCTAAAGTCGACGGTGACGCATTTTTAATGGCGGAGATCACGAATTACGATAAATTGAACCTCTTACCAGGCGAAGCCAATATCATCTTTGAGAATAGCTATGTCGGCAAATCTTTCATCGATCCCAATGCGACCACAGATACCCTGAACCTAAGTATGGGAAGGGATAAAAAAATCACGATAAAAAGGGAAAAAGTGGCAGAGCAAACGGGCGTTAAATTTATCGGAAGCAGCAAAAAGCAAACCTTCACTTATGAGGTCCGCTTGCGCAACGGAAAAAAGGAGGCCGTCAATTTATTGCTCAAAGATCAGTATCCGGTCTCTACAGATAAAGACATGGAGGTAGAATTGTTAGCCGCAGAGGGTGCTGCAGTGAACAAAGAAACCGGAGTCCTTACCTGGAAACTGAACCTGAAAGCAGGGGCCACAGAAACAATCCGGATCAGCTATTCCGTAAAGTATCCCAAGGATAAGAACATCTTAAATCTACAGTAA
- a CDS encoding DUF4349 domain-containing protein: MKKYLIYCVAAIAISACSKENKSYEATSDATAANLEVNDTTLTEKIIKTADMRFRVKEVQETKEKLADLVKAEGGTLAEFSIQSNVERFEKVGYSADSLLELTSYRVEGLIVAKVPSEKLDAFTNKVAGMAVFVDHQSMKMDDQSISYLSNKLKNQNRVEAVAQLNKHANKKSNNVETALSLKDDFIDKKIENLSIDSRVKYSDITLNFYQDNTVKKLVVGNDNLADYRPGFFRRLGLNIQNGWVIFKEFILIISNLWMLVVLVLAGYFAFRYYRKKRKSALAA; the protein is encoded by the coding sequence ATGAAAAAATATTTAATCTATTGTGTCGCAGCAATAGCAATTTCCGCCTGCAGTAAAGAAAATAAATCTTATGAAGCAACTTCTGATGCCACGGCCGCGAACCTGGAAGTTAACGACACCACCTTAACCGAGAAAATTATCAAGACTGCCGACATGCGTTTTAGGGTCAAAGAGGTACAGGAAACCAAAGAGAAACTGGCGGATCTGGTCAAAGCCGAAGGAGGGACCCTCGCGGAGTTTTCCATTCAGAGTAACGTAGAGCGTTTTGAGAAAGTCGGCTATTCTGCCGACTCCTTACTGGAACTTACTTCTTACCGTGTGGAAGGCTTAATCGTAGCAAAAGTTCCTTCAGAGAAACTGGATGCTTTTACCAATAAAGTAGCAGGAATGGCTGTCTTTGTGGACCATCAATCCATGAAAATGGACGATCAAAGTATCTCGTACCTTTCTAACAAATTAAAAAATCAAAATCGTGTCGAAGCAGTCGCGCAACTGAACAAACATGCGAATAAGAAAAGCAATAACGTAGAGACGGCACTCAGCTTAAAAGACGATTTTATCGATAAGAAGATCGAAAACTTAAGTATAGATTCCAGGGTGAAGTACAGCGACATCACGCTTAATTTCTACCAGGACAATACGGTGAAAAAACTGGTCGTTGGAAATGATAATTTGGCGGATTACCGTCCCGGATTTTTTAGAAGATTGGGATTGAACATCCAGAATGGATGGGTCATCTTTAAAGAATTTATCCTGATCATCTCCAATTTATGGATGCTGGTGGTCTTGGTACTGGCTGGATATTTCGCTTTCCGCTATTATCGTAAGAAAAGAAAATCTGCCCTGGCAGCATAA
- a CDS encoding glycosyltransferase, with product MEIFSVASYITSFLTVLYVLVVLAFIRGWHRLTYYQPKQPVFKTKVSILVAARNEAANISKTLDDLCAQSYDAALTEIIFIDDHSTDDTAKIIASYASKGVKLIRLNEDRALNSYKKKAIQTAIGQATGELIITTDADCRMGTNWLKTIVSFYEEKDYKMISSPVAYFEEKTFFERAQALEFLYLIGLGASTIGNKKPSTCNGANLAYEKAAFYEVGGFQGIDDLASGDDELLLHKMAARFDNNIGFLKHHDAVVYTHAKPTLGEFIQQRKRWASKSTRYKNKSIIVLGVGIWLFNVSILLNIAIGLFFGFFLQLALAQLLVKIIVELLFLYDVTGFAKRRKLLVLLPILNLMHIVYIVYIGIAGNSGKYNWKDRMVK from the coding sequence TTGGAAATCTTCAGCGTAGCTAGCTATATCACCTCTTTTTTAACGGTCTTGTATGTCCTGGTGGTGCTGGCTTTTATCAGAGGCTGGCATAGGCTGACCTATTATCAACCCAAACAACCAGTTTTTAAAACTAAGGTTTCTATATTGGTTGCGGCGCGCAATGAAGCCGCCAACATTTCAAAAACACTGGATGATCTGTGTGCGCAATCTTACGATGCTGCATTAACAGAAATCATCTTTATTGACGATCATTCTACCGACGATACCGCAAAAATCATTGCATCTTATGCCTCAAAAGGGGTAAAGCTAATCCGCCTTAATGAAGATCGTGCCCTCAATTCCTATAAGAAAAAGGCAATACAGACGGCAATAGGGCAGGCTACCGGCGAATTGATCATCACTACCGATGCCGATTGCAGGATGGGAACAAACTGGCTTAAAACGATCGTCAGCTTTTATGAAGAGAAGGACTATAAAATGATCTCATCGCCCGTGGCTTACTTTGAAGAAAAGACTTTCTTTGAGCGTGCACAGGCATTGGAATTTTTATACCTGATCGGTTTAGGGGCCTCCACCATAGGGAATAAAAAACCTTCTACCTGTAATGGGGCTAACCTTGCCTACGAAAAGGCGGCTTTTTATGAAGTCGGCGGTTTTCAGGGGATTGACGATTTAGCTTCCGGAGATGATGAATTGCTATTGCATAAAATGGCTGCCCGTTTTGACAATAATATTGGCTTTTTAAAGCACCATGATGCCGTAGTCTATACACATGCAAAGCCGACTTTAGGGGAGTTTATCCAGCAACGGAAAAGATGGGCTTCTAAAAGCACGCGTTATAAAAATAAGTCGATTATCGTATTGGGTGTTGGGATTTGGTTATTCAATGTGAGTATCTTGTTAAACATTGCCATCGGTTTATTTTTTGGATTTTTTCTACAGCTGGCACTAGCTCAGCTATTGGTCAAAATTATCGTGGAATTGTTATTTTTATACGACGTCACAGGTTTTGCAAAGAGAAGGAAATTACTCGTTTTATTACCTATACTTAACCTGATGCACATCGTTTATATCGTTTACATCGGCATTGCCGGAAACTCAGGAAAGTATAACTGGAAAGACAGAATGGTGAAATAA
- the atpG gene encoding ATP synthase F1 subunit gamma, producing MANLKEVRIRISSVQSTQQITKAMKMVSAAKLKRATNAIVQLRPYATKLKEILGNLSASLEGSSSPFIQEREPNKVLIVVVSSNRGLAGAFNMNVIKATNNLIAEKYSEQYKKGNVSIVAIGKKSQDFYEKRNYNVIGNNNEVYAALTFENVTKITDSIMAGFEKGTFDKVELVYNRFKNAAVQIITTEQLLPLPKAEATDAVKSEHLVDYILEPSQEEIVSQLIPKSIKTQLYKAVLDSHASEHGARMTSMDKATENAGDLLKALKLSYNQARQAAITTELTEIVSGAAALNG from the coding sequence ATGGCTAATTTAAAAGAAGTAAGAATTCGTATATCATCGGTGCAATCTACACAGCAGATCACCAAAGCCATGAAAATGGTTTCGGCTGCGAAGTTGAAGCGTGCGACCAATGCGATTGTTCAGCTACGTCCGTATGCTACAAAGCTAAAAGAGATCTTAGGAAATCTTTCAGCAAGCTTAGAAGGATCATCGTCTCCGTTTATTCAGGAACGTGAACCCAATAAGGTATTGATTGTAGTGGTTTCTTCTAACCGTGGTTTAGCTGGTGCCTTTAACATGAACGTGATTAAAGCAACCAATAACTTAATCGCGGAAAAATATAGCGAACAATACAAAAAAGGTAATGTAAGTATCGTTGCAATCGGTAAGAAATCTCAGGATTTCTACGAAAAACGTAACTATAACGTCATCGGAAACAACAACGAAGTATATGCAGCGCTTACTTTTGAGAATGTAACCAAGATCACTGATTCGATCATGGCTGGCTTTGAAAAAGGAACGTTTGATAAAGTGGAATTGGTGTACAACAGGTTCAAAAATGCCGCTGTTCAGATCATTACTACTGAGCAATTGTTGCCGCTGCCTAAAGCAGAAGCGACTGACGCAGTAAAATCTGAGCATCTGGTGGATTATATTCTTGAGCCTTCTCAGGAAGAAATCGTATCGCAATTGATTCCTAAGTCTATTAAGACGCAATTGTATAAAGCCGTGTTGGATTCTCATGCTTCTGAGCATGGTGCCCGTATGACTTCAATGGATAAAGCAACTGAAAATGCTGGTGATTTGTTGAAAGCCTTAAAGCTTTCTTACAATCAGGCACGTCAGGCTGCAATTACTACAGAGCTTACAGAGATTGTAAGTGGTGCAGCAGCATTGAACGGTTAA
- the atpA gene encoding F0F1 ATP synthase subunit alpha, with translation MVEVRPDEVSAIIRQQLAGFKSEAELEEVGTVLQVGDGIARVYGLTKVQSGELVEFENGLQGIVLNLEEDNVGVVLLGPSDTIKEGDTIKRTKKIASIKVGEGMLGRVVNTMGEPIDGKGPIIGQTYEMPIERKAPGVIYRQPVTEPLQTGIKAIDGMIPIGRGQRELVIGDRQIGKTAVCIDTIINQKEFYEAGNPVFCIYVACGQKASTVANIVRTLEENGAMPYTVVVAASAAEPAPLQFYAPFSGAAIGEFFRDTGRPALIVYDDLSKQAVAYREVSLLLRRPPGREAYPGDVFYLHSRLLERAAKINSNDDIAQAMNDLPESLKGIVKGGGSLTALPIIETQAGDVSAYIPTNVISITDGQIFLETNLFNAGIRPAINVGISVSRVGGNAQIKSMKKVAGTLKLDQAQYRELEAFSKFGSDLDAATKSVLDKGSRNVEILKQGQFSPMTVEKQVAIIYIGTKNLMRSVPVNKVKEFEAEYLQQLELRHPDTLKALKAGKFDDQITGVLETVAKELSSKY, from the coding sequence ATGGTAGAGGTAAGACCAGACGAAGTATCGGCAATTATCAGGCAACAATTGGCGGGCTTTAAATCAGAAGCAGAACTTGAAGAAGTTGGTACCGTATTGCAGGTGGGTGATGGTATTGCCCGTGTTTATGGTTTAACTAAAGTTCAATCCGGTGAGTTAGTTGAATTTGAAAACGGCTTACAAGGTATTGTTTTGAACCTTGAAGAAGATAATGTTGGTGTGGTTTTATTAGGCCCATCCGACACGATCAAAGAAGGTGATACGATTAAACGTACTAAGAAAATCGCCTCTATCAAAGTTGGTGAAGGTATGTTAGGTCGCGTGGTGAACACTATGGGTGAGCCAATCGACGGTAAAGGACCAATCATTGGCCAGACTTATGAAATGCCGATCGAGCGTAAAGCTCCTGGGGTAATCTATCGTCAGCCGGTTACTGAGCCTCTACAAACAGGTATCAAAGCTATCGATGGTATGATTCCAATCGGTCGTGGTCAACGTGAGTTGGTTATTGGTGACCGTCAGATTGGTAAAACTGCGGTATGTATCGATACGATCATCAACCAAAAAGAATTTTACGAAGCAGGTAACCCTGTATTCTGTATATATGTTGCTTGCGGACAAAAAGCAAGTACTGTAGCGAACATCGTTCGTACGTTAGAAGAAAACGGTGCAATGCCATATACGGTTGTTGTTGCTGCTTCTGCTGCTGAACCTGCTCCATTACAGTTCTATGCTCCTTTTTCGGGTGCAGCGATCGGTGAGTTCTTCCGTGATACGGGTAGACCAGCACTAATTGTTTATGATGATTTGTCTAAACAAGCTGTAGCTTACCGTGAGGTGTCTCTATTGTTACGTCGTCCACCGGGCCGTGAGGCTTATCCTGGTGACGTGTTCTATCTTCACAGCCGTTTATTAGAGCGTGCTGCTAAGATCAACTCTAACGATGACATCGCACAGGCAATGAATGATCTTCCTGAATCATTAAAAGGTATCGTTAAAGGTGGTGGTTCATTAACTGCACTTCCAATTATCGAAACTCAGGCTGGTGACGTTTCTGCGTATATCCCTACGAACGTAATTTCAATTACTGACGGACAGATCTTCTTAGAAACCAACTTGTTCAACGCAGGTATCCGTCCGGCAATTAACGTAGGTATCTCGGTATCACGTGTAGGTGGTAATGCGCAGATCAAATCGATGAAAAAAGTTGCTGGTACATTGAAATTGGATCAGGCTCAATATCGTGAATTAGAGGCTTTCTCTAAATTCGGTTCTGACCTTGATGCAGCTACTAAATCAGTACTTGATAAAGGTTCACGTAACGTGGAAATCCTTAAACAAGGACAGTTCTCTCCAATGACTGTGGAGAAACAGGTAGCAATCATTTATATCGGTACTAAAAACTTAATGCGTTCAGTTCCTGTAAATAAAGTAAAAGAGTTTGAAGCTGAGTATTTACAACAATTGGAATTGCGTCATCCTGATACTTTGAAAGCTTTAAAAGCTGGAAAATTTGATGACCAAATTACAGGAGTGTTGGAAACTGTTGCAAAAGAGCTTTCCAGTAAATACTAA
- the atpB gene encoding F0F1 ATP synthase subunit A — translation MDCSHVFEFKVKRLIVVFTLFLAFFSVTPAAFAQVDTAQVTEDSHAQPEAKEKFDIGKFALHHIADSHSWHVIGHTYIDLPVILYTKAGFVNFSSADFNHDDDGKVIVERNGQRFVKMHEKIYYASEAANEHGQFLNLDEKHHALNERPLDLSITKNVCTLFLSIIILLVVFINVANGYKKRVGKSPKGLQSWMEPIILFVRDDIAKPNLGHKYERFMPYLLTVFFFIWFNNMLGLIPFLPGGANLTGNIAVTMILAIATFCLTVFNGNKYYWKHIFMPDVPWWMYIVMVPVELFGIFTKPIALMIRLFANITAGHILVLSLICLVFVFNSLYIAPVSIAFAVFIGAIELLVAFIQAFIFTILSALFIGMAIEEHH, via the coding sequence ATGGATTGTAGCCACGTTTTTGAGTTTAAAGTGAAAAGGTTAATTGTTGTTTTTACGCTGTTTTTAGCGTTTTTTTCTGTTACACCCGCAGCTTTTGCTCAGGTTGACACAGCACAAGTAACAGAAGATTCCCATGCCCAACCAGAGGCAAAGGAAAAGTTTGACATTGGTAAGTTTGCACTACACCACATTGCGGATTCGCACAGCTGGCATGTAATCGGACATACCTATATTGATCTTCCGGTGATATTGTATACCAAAGCTGGATTTGTAAACTTCAGTTCTGCTGACTTTAACCATGATGATGATGGTAAAGTAATCGTGGAAAGAAACGGACAACGTTTTGTGAAGATGCACGAAAAGATCTATTATGCATCTGAAGCTGCAAATGAGCATGGACAGTTCCTGAACTTAGATGAGAAACATCATGCATTAAACGAACGTCCTTTGGATTTATCCATTACGAAAAACGTTTGTACCTTGTTCTTATCGATCATCATTCTGCTTGTCGTATTTATCAATGTAGCCAACGGGTACAAAAAACGTGTAGGAAAATCGCCAAAAGGATTACAATCCTGGATGGAGCCGATCATCCTGTTTGTACGTGATGATATTGCAAAACCGAATCTTGGACATAAATATGAGCGCTTCATGCCTTATTTATTAACCGTATTCTTTTTCATCTGGTTTAACAACATGCTGGGTCTGATCCCATTCTTACCAGGTGGTGCCAACTTAACAGGTAACATCGCGGTAACGATGATCTTAGCCATTGCTACGTTCTGCCTTACTGTATTCAATGGTAACAAATACTACTGGAAACACATCTTTATGCCTGATGTACCATGGTGGATGTACATTGTAATGGTTCCGGTAGAGTTGTTCGGTATCTTTACCAAACCTATTGCCTTAATGATTCGTTTGTTTGCGAACATCACTGCAGGACACATCCTGGTGTTGTCATTAATCTGCCTTGTGTTTGTATTCAACAGCCTATACATTGCCCCGGTATCGATCGCGTTTGCTGTGTTTATTGGCGCCATAGAATTATTGGTTGCTTTTATCCAGGCCTTTATCTTTACCATCTTGTCTGCCCTGTTTATCGGAATGGCAATTGAAGAACACCATTAA
- the ruvC gene encoding crossover junction endodeoxyribonuclease RuvC, whose translation MLVEKKERVIMGIDPGTSIMGYGVILEKGSKIEMITMGIVRMDHLDDHFLKLQRIFEKTVVLIDQYKPDTMALEAPFYGKNIQVMLKLGRAQGVAMAAALSRNIPITEYAPRKIKQSITGNGSAGKEQVAAMLQRLLNFKETPEFLDATDGLAVAVCHSFQRVSTSGSGKSYSGWEAFAKDNKKRLK comes from the coding sequence ATGTTGGTGGAAAAAAAGGAAAGGGTGATCATGGGAATTGATCCAGGCACTTCGATTATGGGCTATGGGGTGATTTTGGAAAAGGGTAGTAAAATCGAAATGATTACCATGGGGATTGTCCGTATGGATCATTTAGACGACCATTTTTTAAAGCTACAGCGGATTTTTGAGAAGACAGTAGTACTGATTGACCAATATAAACCGGATACGATGGCGCTTGAGGCCCCCTTTTATGGGAAAAACATCCAGGTTATGTTAAAATTAGGCCGTGCACAAGGTGTAGCTATGGCGGCAGCCTTATCCAGAAATATCCCAATCACAGAATATGCACCCCGTAAAATCAAACAATCGATTACCGGAAACGGGAGCGCAGGAAAAGAACAGGTGGCAGCCATGTTGCAAAGGTTATTGAATTTTAAGGAGACTCCAGAGTTTCTGGATGCGACAGATGGTTTAGCTGTTGCGGTTTGTCACTCCTTTCAGCGGGTCAGTACTTCAGGTTCCGGGAAATCTTACTCCGGATGGGAGGCTTTTGCCAAAGACAATAAAAAGCGATTAAAATAA
- a CDS encoding F0F1 ATP synthase subunit B: MELLLPEFGLVIFQSIAFLLLMFLLAKFAWKPVLAAIKEREQSIDEALNKAELAKQEMTRLTAQNEELMKSARAERDLILKEAKTLKDSIVNEAKHSAQTEGAKLIEKAKIEIENQKKAALAELKNQVSTLSLDIAERVLRNQLQDKATQQDLVANLLKDVELN; the protein is encoded by the coding sequence ATGGAATTATTATTACCTGAATTTGGCCTAGTTATCTTTCAATCCATTGCTTTCTTATTGCTAATGTTCCTATTGGCAAAATTTGCCTGGAAACCTGTTTTAGCAGCAATTAAAGAACGTGAGCAGTCGATTGATGAGGCTTTAAATAAAGCTGAACTGGCGAAACAAGAAATGACCCGTTTAACTGCTCAAAATGAGGAGTTGATGAAGTCTGCCCGTGCTGAACGTGATTTGATCTTGAAAGAAGCAAAAACGCTTAAAGATAGTATCGTTAATGAAGCTAAACATTCAGCGCAAACTGAAGGTGCTAAATTAATCGAAAAGGCTAAGATTGAAATTGAAAACCAAAAGAAAGCTGCTTTGGCAGAATTGAAAAACCAGGTTTCTACTTTATCATTGGATATCGCAGAACGTGTATTGCGTAATCAATTACAGGATAAAGCTACCCAACAGGATTTAGTTGCTAATCTTTTAAAAGATGTTGAATTAAACTAG
- the atpH gene encoding ATP synthase F1 subunit delta: protein MLENKAASRYAKSLIDLSTEQNALEEIKNDMVLLDQVIDQNPELEAILKNPIVPLDKKAGILDNVFGAKVNAVTKAFLKLVVNKGRSEILFGTAKAFIQQYNAIKGIVTAEVTSATELTDANRAEIVAIVKKEVGANEVVIKEKVNDKLIGGFILKVGDKQFDASIANGLNKLKKEFAQGIV, encoded by the coding sequence ATGTTAGAAAATAAAGCAGCATCGAGATACGCCAAATCGTTAATAGACCTTTCTACTGAGCAGAATGCTTTGGAAGAAATCAAAAACGATATGGTTCTTTTAGATCAGGTAATTGATCAGAATCCGGAATTAGAAGCCATTCTTAAAAACCCTATCGTTCCTTTGGATAAAAAGGCAGGGATTTTAGACAATGTCTTTGGTGCCAAAGTAAATGCGGTAACCAAAGCCTTCCTAAAACTGGTGGTAAACAAAGGACGTTCTGAAATCTTATTCGGAACAGCAAAAGCCTTCATTCAGCAATACAATGCGATTAAAGGAATTGTAACTGCTGAGGTAACTTCAGCTACAGAACTGACTGATGCAAACAGAGCAGAGATCGTAGCGATAGTGAAAAAAGAAGTAGGCGCTAATGAAGTGGTGATTAAAGAAAAAGTTAATGACAAACTGATTGGCGGTTTTATTTTAAAGGTTGGGGATAAGCAGTTTGATGCAAGTATCGCCAATGGTTTGAATAAACTTAAAAAAGAATTTGCTCAGGGAATTGTTTAA
- a CDS encoding AtpZ/AtpI family protein: MEPNENKKNINNFAKYSSISFQMLATIGLFAFAGYKIDEYRQSKTPIFTAILSIVGVVISLYQVVKQLNKNNDS; this comes from the coding sequence ATGGAACCAAACGAAAATAAAAAGAACATAAATAATTTCGCCAAATATTCTTCTATCAGTTTTCAAATGCTGGCCACAATAGGCCTGTTTGCCTTTGCAGGATATAAAATCGATGAATACAGGCAGAGTAAGACGCCGATCTTTACGGCAATTTTAAGTATTGTTGGGGTCGTTATATCTTTGTATCAGGTTGTAAAACAACTGAATAAAAATAACGACTCATGA
- the atpE gene encoding ATP synthase F0 subunit C encodes MTGSIAAIGAGLAAIGAGLGIGRIGGSAMDGIARQPEAASKIQTAMLIAAAFVEAVALFAVVVALMGNG; translated from the coding sequence ATTACAGGAAGTATTGCTGCAATTGGTGCAGGATTAGCTGCGATTGGCGCTGGTCTGGGTATCGGACGCATTGGTGGTTCAGCTATGGACGGTATTGCTCGTCAACCAGAAGCTGCCTCTAAAATTCAAACTGCAATGTTAATCGCTGCTGCCTTCGTTGAGGCTGTTGCGCTTTTCGCAGTAGTAGTTGCCCTAATGGGTAATGGCTAG